In Alteribacter lacisalsi, a genomic segment contains:
- a CDS encoding class I SAM-dependent methyltransferase — protein MSRSFTYTDMLAYFGVTIAHPGGRRMTEKAINMLPISSGTRVAELGCGLGDTARWLASEKEAIVYGIDTHPLMIAKARQRHQEDFDSKKLHFLHTDASSIPFPDYAMDGIIAESVLSFTDVHAVLKECRRMLRPGGFFASLDLIADPDFPPENKKEYGSFYGMKNVLTKKEWVTLLENYGFTVKHILEERPGGTGADDSIPELVLSGDIPVECYELMEEHVYRLEKFQSWTGYGYFICKYEKD, from the coding sequence GTGTCCCGATCCTTCACTTATACAGATATGCTTGCCTATTTCGGTGTAACCATCGCCCACCCCGGGGGCCGCAGAATGACTGAAAAAGCAATTAACATGCTTCCAATCAGCAGTGGTACACGGGTGGCTGAACTCGGTTGCGGTCTTGGAGACACAGCCCGTTGGCTTGCATCGGAAAAAGAGGCAATCGTGTACGGCATCGACACTCATCCGCTTATGATTGCAAAAGCACGGCAACGTCATCAAGAAGATTTTGACAGTAAAAAACTTCACTTTCTGCACACGGATGCTTCAAGCATTCCATTTCCCGATTATGCGATGGACGGTATCATTGCAGAAAGTGTCCTGAGTTTCACGGACGTTCACGCTGTACTCAAAGAATGCAGGCGGATGCTCCGTCCGGGAGGCTTTTTCGCTTCTCTCGACCTGATCGCTGATCCTGATTTCCCGCCGGAAAATAAAAAAGAATACGGTTCGTTTTACGGTATGAAAAACGTGCTTACAAAAAAGGAATGGGTTACCCTTCTTGAGAATTACGGTTTCACTGTCAAACACATCCTTGAAGAACGCCCGGGCGGCACTGGGGCGGATGACAGCATTCCGGAACTTGTTCTCTCGGGTGACATTCCTGTAGAATGCTATGAGCTTATGGAAGAACACGTTTACCGTCTTGAAAAGTTCCAGTCCTGGACCGGTTACGGATATTTTATCTGTAAATACGAGAAGGATTAA